The stretch of DNA ttttctaagtatttttcgttcaaagcgtctgagcttttcttcgttggCTTTggtggtcatggtccacgtttcgcatccgtatgttatagcaggtctgacgatggatttatagatttttatctttgaacttcttgtaagaatatgtagcagcgtattaatctgattttatgGTTTAATGTAATATATCTATTATTCagaattttctgaattttttatcaaaaatttgataattataagttaaagaaattgcacacccacataATTGTAGGtctaatttcattcattgtcatacaactgtcgttttattctaaaaaattttaataaattaacacacatctctaaaatatatctcttgaataaatataaataacttttaataatttaaataatataaaacatcactttcacataacaaacaatcacatataccttattcctatttcatttgttaacatctcttccctcaagaaacttcctcgctaattatcaaacagttacaataaaatcCGAATTCACCCATCATCACCAATACAgaatagtttgaactatgtatcacgaatcattatctaaaaattcttgtaccggcatcatttaatttactttgtaccgtttgacttGATGTTTTGCAaagtttagaaagcgaaaccggtcgttttggtattaaaattaaattgattgtgagtacgcaacacaagcaacacattcatgatatatataataaaataccaacATATGTCATTCATACTTAACTTTTTTTCAGGACTAGTTTTCTGTTTCTCCTATTCCATATTAAATAGCTGTCCAAAGATGTATTATACCCatatatttaatacatatttttttgctgTTCTTTAATACCAGTCATTTACTTTATAATAACATCAATGTTACTGTTATTAAAATCTTAATTGATGTATTAAAGTATTGAAGTAGAAAAAAGTAATTCATGCCattcagaaataaattatttttttagaaattcaGCGTGAATGTCATAACAAATTACCTACTTTATTATACGTTATTGGAAGCCGTGCTCAATTCTTTATTGAAGGTATTAAATTTTCCTGTACCTATTGAATATTTTACgacgaatattaaaaaaaaatcaaatatatcaaCAGAATTTACTTAATATAAAAATCCAAGtgtttattatgtataaatataatttttatttgtgttGGCACAATAAAAAAAGTCATTTAGTAAATTCGTATTCGTTCATAaagtaaaatgtttatttttctttgatttttttgcaaTGATATCTCATGATTAGAAAAGTTAATATTTATTAGTTATTCACCTATAACCATTTGTATTTTCGAACTTTTGAActagtattttattaaaataattttaaacatttaagctctacaaactaaaaaaaattaaaaattaaaagggaCATAATTATCATGATACCGTAATCTCAGTTTTACGAAAATAACACCGCGCAAAACTGAAACATTAAACAACGAGCGTCCAGCAGCATGAATACGAATCGTAGTATTATCGGACACGATAATGAAGAAGGGTAGGTGTAGAATTAGTCAAGCGACGGTCAGGTGTAGCCTGCGGCATACGCAAGTGACATTCTTTTCCGCAATCATAGAGTCGTCCTGCTGTATTATAGTCGTAGGATCGGAAGGCAGTATGCTAACTGTATAAGTTTCAACTCATAGACATTTATTTGTTTAAGCATCAGGTATCTAATGTTTACGTTCACTGCTCTTTATCAACGACTTTTTTGTAATTAGGTCTTCTTATCTAAACAGATAACCACAATAGCTTAATCATGGttattgaaatgtttcaaaatttTGCGCATAGTACCTGTCACGATCGACTAGCAGGATAGACAACTGTAAAATCGGAAAGGAGTATAAAGTAAGCATGGCATCGTGTGTGTGAGTCGTGTTCTCATTCCTTTTCGATCCCGTACCGATCCGATTTTTGTAGTATAATAGGACATGAGTATGATCGTAATGCCAAATGACAGGTGTGTCCAAACCTTGATAGCTGTGTCCAAGTCTTAACCCTGAAattcatgattttttttatttatgtcaaaTATCAAAAAAGGCTTTTAGCGGAAGCTtagaaatgaataaaaaaaattaggtttaattttaaacattcgTTTTCGAGAATAACAGGTTTGTTGCCAAAATGCTACATTGTTCATACAAGGTCAAGTTAAGACATAAAATACACATTGTTAATTTacatgaaaattataaaaacaattattatttttattgaaacacAGTGCCGCACCACATTTCTGACATTTTGTATGTGTAAACCCCTTAAAATTGGGATATTTACACCGTTGTTTGTTATCTTCTATAGTCGGCCAGTGTCCATATTGGTCCCTCCTAATATCTCTGGAAGGAATGTACTGAGCTGGTCCTCTCTTTTTCTTGTCGCGGATGTCGGCCTCCAATGTACTTGGTCTCCCTCTTTTTACTGTGGTTATGCTCATCTTGCACAGACACCCTGCAAGTTCTGTGCGAAAAGCTGCTTGTGTAAAAAGATTTAACTGCGGGTTCTAGCAACCGTCGCTCTTTTATAGAGTATCCAGGATTTGGCAACTGTTAAATCAAGTAAGTGATAAAATAACCAGAGGTactatttctattactttttacaGAAATTTTGTATGTTTCAATATGGCTGTCCATGAGATTAACCCCTCCCATATGGCGGTTATATTCTTTAATTACAAAGGGGCAGTCTACTTCGATAGATTTTCTCGCAGTCTTATCAAAGCGTTTTATTTCGTATATACGagatatatattgaaaaaatggaaagcaaaacatttttattatctttccatAATGTAGATGAGATATATACGCCGTCAACCGTTGCAGTATATTCATGACTGTCACCACAGGAGCAATTCTTCATATCCGTGTCTGTTGGTAATTTGCAAAATGTTATCGGTTATATActttaagctttgcagacgatcaagtagtgattgcacaagaccaagacgacctcagctacatgatgaagaaactacaagaagaatataccaaggctggcctagatattaacctcgcgaaaacagagtacctatctacaagttaagaagacatggaagatctacagattgatgacaacgtaacaatcaaaggaaaggataaattcaaatacttgtggTTTACAATtgcgaaaaaggcaacaacagagaaagaaattacacaaagattaggaaaaacaagaacagcaatccgtcaacttaactcagtatggtgggatagacacctaaatatgaagacaaaaacacagatttataaaacattagtgcgaagtattatgacaaatggggctgaaaattggattataaacaagaaaaacagcagtaaggtagtagtaacagagatggaatgcctgcaaagatgctgcagagtaacaagaatggataggagaagtaatgacgaaataaaacacagaacatcaatagaaacagacatactaacatatatagaacaaaaaagactggtatgaacatgtaagaagaactagcgacagcagatggataaagacaATAATCGAATGTAGCCTTATAGGAAGGAggaaagaggacgaccccgaaaatctgTCATGTCTAGGTTAAAAAAAACGTATGAGGTTATTGCTATCAATAAAGTGTATGTATCGGCTAATTTTCTCGAATCTATTTAGAGATATAgtctttttattatttaattataccaATGAACTGTCTAATGTCAACAGAACTAAACACTCTCTTTTTTTCTGGTTTGTACGGCATACAAATTTGTTTCATTGGTAATGTGCAACAGCAACTCGTccataaataagtaagtaaataattgATACCGCATTTCTAATTCCATCACTTGTTGATTCAAAGTTGTGTTTCCATGAAAGTGGTATGTTTTGTAGTAGtcatctttttatttattttagattctTTTTATTTGCGCCTTTAGAAACCTGTTCATTTGTGTTTTCCGTTTGTTTTTTTAAGTTACTTGTAGATGGCAAGCTTTCATTTACCTGGATTATTTGCTCACTTTCTAGCATTTGCATATTTTCTGTTGTATCTATCTCCTCCCTCGCCATATCTTGAGCTTCATTGCACGTTTATTTATCAGATTCATCGCCATAATTAGGTTCAAATTCAGGGTCTGCAATACTATTGGTGTCGAAGAAATCTTTTTCATCTTCACTACTCAGGCCGGTGAAATTTGCCCAATATTCCTGCAGATCCTTTTCCTACAAAATAATTCTGACGATGCATTCTGTAATAAAAATCAGATGTAAATATTCTGTGTCAGGGATTCTTGAGTACTGTAGCAGAACGGTAACAAagcatgttttttattttggtaatGAATGCGGTAAAAACAGCAAAGGagcataataaaagtaaaaagtatgtACCTTACGTAGTAACCAGgatattttttcaataataaatcACTAATATTCTAACTGGATACGACTCACAAATTTCATCAAATAATACACGACGTTACAGGTTAGCTGTCAAACAATTCAATGGGTCGAAGTGCGTGCTTATACCATCTGTGCAAAAAGTgccaaattattttatatttacactATGCAGATTACAGGCAACGCCATGCAGTTACTTTAAATTCAAATCAGAATAGACATTTCATTCAATCGTTTACCTATGTTGCCGAACGGCAACACGATGCATTTAAAGGTTAAAGATACAGATTCTTAAAGCAATCATCATCAGCCATTTTGAgcccactgctggacataggcctcccgtaaataattacAATGCtttctatcttgagcaccctgaatccagttgtgctgaatgcgtttgatgtcatctgaccaccttgttggaggacgtcctcgattacaataagcatcgtgtctaggtcttcattccagaattttcttcaTCTACCTTCCATCTTTAaatctggcaacatgccccgcccagttccattttattGTTATAATTCTTTGAACTGCCTCAGTAACACCttctaattattgtatttgatactctaTCTGAGGGATCTATTTAGCATTGGcctctccatcgctctctgtgccacttgcattttattgattacttttctggtaagggtcaatgtttctgcttcatacgttagaactgggagtacacattgatcaaagaccttccttttcaagcacatggaatatctgatctaaagactggTCACTCCAATTCTCCTGTTTAGTTCCGTTGTTTTAttatctcttcctaatttaatctcgtgaCCAGGTATTTATAGCTATacactatgtcgtctgcaaatcttaagTTATTCAGgaattctccatttatgttgactctAATATTCTTAAAATTATTGTATCTCATAGCACTCTGCAACAAAGCGGTAAGTAGCTTAGGAAAGATGGTATCTCCTTGCCTAATACCCTCTTGAAGGGAAATGTACTTGCGTTGCCATAATACATTCTAACTGCAGCGGTTGCGCTactatatatattccgaagaagagttgtgtacctatgatcaatactgcactctGTAAGAGCTCTTAACATGGAGCTATGCTGGACTGAGTCGACCGCTTTTTCAAAGTTtgcaaatattaatatcaatagCTTGTTGTATTTTGTAACTTTCTCTattaaggattttattacttatagGTGGTTATTCGTTCCAAAGCCACTCCTTAATCCGGCATGCTCTAATGGTTGGTGAAAATTCAGCTTAGGTTCcagtctgttagtaattattctcataaaaagcttatataaatgagataacaagctgataggtctgtagtgtccaatttctgttacatctccttttttgtgcaatattatcataatggcactattccatttttctggtgtaactCCTTCAAAGAGACAGGCATTATAAAgggtttttaaagcttttatgacACATTCGCTTCCTAATTTTAGCATTTCACTTACAATGgcatcttctccaggtgatttgCTGTTCTTCATACCTTTCAACGCTAATTCGATTTCTTCTTCGGTTATATCTGGAAGTTCCTCTGATCCTTGATTTTGTATGGCTGGGATTTTCACCTCTGGAATGTGAGCATCTCGACAATATAATGTTTTATAGTACTCTTcgataattttcataatttcttgttgttcaTATACAGCATGTCCTTGTctattttttagcttataaatgtTACTGGTTTCTGTCCTCAACTTTCGTTTTAGAactttaaggcttttattttgttctattgTATTAGTTGTTTCTTTAGTGGTAAAATCCCTTATGTCTTTCCTAACAGCTTTtgaaatggttttatttaaattcctcaTCTCTGCGATGTTCACTGTGTGCTTATCTTTAATTTCCCTTCTTTTTTGCATTAGGTTCCTTGTGCTTTCTGtatgtttttcatttttccttGTTTGCTTAACTTGACAGTTCTTCTGTGCCTTCCTTAAGACGTTTACCAACCTTTCGTTAAGTTGTTTAATATCGGTTTTATATTGCACGTCATTCTGAAGGTTTTTATCTATTTCTTCCTGGTATGCCCTTGTGTTAGTAATCGCAGTGAACGTAACATTTTTAGTCCTTGTTACCATATTTCTTCATTCCTTCTTTACGTTCAAGACTACATTCGCTCTAACCATTCTATGGTCACTTccagttaaaaatttattaatcgATTTTCTTAAAGCAATACATGTCCAATAAACTTATAAAAAGGGTTTTCAAATATGGGGTTCAGCTGGCTCCAAATCAGGCgatttgatattattttattttgtttaaatatgtaaaaaaaaagactttttataaGAAATAGCATTTTATTAACATAAAATAGTAGCAGTACATATAATATCAGCTAACTAACAGTATTTTATATCTTAATAAATAGTAAGCGTAGGATTTGAAATTACAGGGGGATGGAGATTTTCTTGTAAGCCAACGATTACAAAAACTGGGCTCAAATCTATGGCAAGTGCGATAAGGCATttgtcatatttatatttttgtaaacgTCACTTTTCAAGTGAATAATACTGTTCATTGTAGATTGCACATTAAAGTATAATCTTAGGAATGTATTTACACAAACAATGTACATGCCAAAACTCATTTAGGAAAGTATTGTTCTCTATAATTATCTTTATAGGGTTTAGGAAACCTAGTAAGTATTTTTATAAAACTCACTaacaacaaaataatataataatggtAACAGTGATgccaatatataaatattttgtttcttgcatccaaaaataaaaaaaatatattttaaatcgatatttttatgttacaatacaaatatttaaattaaaggaTTTTCTTTGTAATTGCTATTTTGATTTGTGTTATGAatattcttaaataaaaaaagaaatgaaaCTGAAGACATGAATGAGATTAGCTAGATCCAGATATCGccatttaaaaaatacataaatcgTAGTAATGTAACAAGTAATAAAAAGAAGTAATAGAGTTATACACAAGAAATAAGCTAAAAGACTAAATCCGAAATAAATATGGTTTAAGAACaagtttattaaaattctttgaTAAATCTCTTATGATTACTTGTcttatttttcacaaataacCAAAAAATGTGATAGTTTTAAGGTTATGCTAGCTACTTTATGCGAAATACCAGTTACTTCTACTACTCTTCGTTTCCATTTCTTGTTAATTAGGAATCCAATACTGCCTGTTCTGCCAATTGATGTGCTTTGGTGTCTAGAATGTGTTTCCAAAAGCTAATTCAAATAGATTTTCATCAACAACACATCTTTTTCACcagaatatatttaataaagtgaTGGGTACCTCGACAGAAAGAACAAGGAAATTATTAGTCTTAGAACGATCCTACGGATTATATATAGACCTTTTAAAGACAAAATAATAAGCGAGTAAAAGAGAAGACATAAATAGGAAGTTTATACACTCTGTGGAGTCGAACACCTAGTATACTACGTACGAAAGACTTCttcttaatataaaattttagtaAATTATCGATGGTAAGTCAGTTGCTTGCACAATAAAGAGAGAGATGAATTATTAATAAGTAATCTACGTAAAATGGGAGCAGATTACAACACTGGCACGAATGGAGAAAAATAGTAAACGTGTCAAGAATGCATTAGCATTGGCGATTAAGAAAAGAAGGTATCTTATACTTGTCATCAGCATATTCCAGAGATCTAAATATGAATTGAGTAACATGGAACTCTATATGATATCTAGGAACTTGCCGTTTATGCCCATATTTACCACAGCATTAACATAGTGGTGAAAGCAAACTTCTACAAGTATCGCTTTAAGAAAGCCGCGGTTTACATAGTacataacaagaaaaatttagctaaagaaaaaaataatataataaattccTATACATTTAGGTAGCTAAATGTTTAGTTTtagttataatataatatttagaaTGATTCTGCACTTAAACAAATTACATTTAACAGTTAAAATCATTAAAAAGGCATTACAACAATTTTCATGACTAAATTTTTGgcaaacaatataaaaaatatatattttataatatttaagtacAACtgctttttttattgtaattataaaTACTAGGGGACTATTAAGGAACTTCGTTaaccaaaaatattgattaaacaatagtaaaataCCCTCCATGAGGTTTACCATGTACCAAAGTAACAACACATTTTGACATTGCTCTTTCACCTATTTCTTCataattgaaaattttaaatcgatatGGCTTATAAATTGGTTTCTACTTGTGTATTTCTTAAGTAGAATGACTGTCTAGTTTAATTAAGTTCGCATATCGTCTAACAAAAATCACGACAATTTTTTTAAAGGTAATAATATACAAGTGCTCCTAAAACGTTTAGGAAATTTGACTACTTAAAAAATACACCCTGTATAACAAGTAAAATTGTACTGTTTATGCTTGCTggtaatattaaaaacaaaaaatagatttttaaattttttacatattaGTAGATAGGTAGCCCACCTTAGCACACTTTGACCTTTGACAAAACGATACATTTATATGACTTATGTCAAATGTCACAtaaatgtcacgttttatgtcaaagGTCAAGCTCTATCcctaaatttagttttcttgatgtttattaataatccatattcttcttcatactcaactatcttgttcattagctatTTTAGGTCTTGGAGATTGTCTGCTTTTATGATAGTATCGCATATCTAATGTAGTTGATTGATGTTCCATTAACCTTTATTCCTTCtatttctccctcaagagctcttttcgtaatttcttcagagtatgcaataaatagtaatggtgacaatacacacccctgtcactcctcttttaatttcgaactcttctgatgtgtattcattaatgcgtatgtgtgcctgctgtttataatatagatttgttataattcgaagttcattgtattgtaattgttttgctttgaggacgtccattagccctttgtggcggactttatcgatagccttgttgtaatctatgaaacagacgtttatatcttggtttaaatccaagcatctctggattagtacgttgaatgcaaagagagcttcacgggtacctacgcctctacggaatccaaattgggtttcttcaatatccatatcaagtattgggtaaatgcgtttatggatgatctttaaaaatatttttagtatgtgagacatcaggcttatggtgcggCGTTCGGTgcattttttagcatttttcttttttgggagacaaataaatgttgaggtcaactATTTGTTGGGTATGTcataagactgataaatttcattaatgAGATTTAAGAGGACATTTATgtacacattttttattattttaaggatatcaataggcaggtAATCTGGCCTCGGGCTTTTTTCATTTCTGGTGTTCTTTAatgcatacaatatttcttcctttgaAATTTttatacttgtttctctgtcctcgaaagatatgtcttgtaggtttTCTTTTTCGTCGTCAAAGAGCTCTTTCGTATATTCTTTCTatcgttttagcttttcgtcGGTTGTTATTATAGTATTTTCATTTTtgtctaaaagagttgtgttgtggtttccTTTTTGCAGCCCTACCATTTCTGGTTAGAAATGCAAAACGTTATAGCAAATTATTCAGAATTCATGCATGAAAAcctataaataaagaagaaatttttgGGTTGTGTTATGTATAAGGGAATTGTCAAGATTCCCAAAATTGCGACTTACTGGAGTAAGTCATCATtgtataattttacttttatttcttctgtaatgACCAAAAACAGATTTCAGCTACTTTTGAGATTCTTACATTTTGCTGATAACACGGCTGTTGCTTGTGTATACTGGCAAAATGGCTAATAAAGCGCAGGATTTATTGGGAACAATTATACTATATTTAGCAAAAGACTATCTACAAAAAGGAACAGTTTTTTTACCGATAATTACTACACGTCTGTGACTTTAGCAAAACAATTATTAGATGCTAATAATCACTTATTAGAGACACTATGTAAAAAGGGGTAATATATTCCAAAAGAAATATTTTCcgcaaaattaaaaaatggagagataatTGGAAAGGAACATCATGATGGCATTCAAATGGGCAAATGTCCCGATAAACGTGATGTCCTCTTCTTGACGACCAGACATGGAATTAACATAAAAGAGACAGGAAAATATAAGAAATATGATGTAGCTATAATTAAACCTGAAGCACCAAAAAATTGCTCAAATCATGGCTGAAAGTTTTGCATGGAAATTCAGGTCTGAAGCCGAACAGATTGAAAGTCCAAATGACCAGAATATCCAAATTCCTCTTGTTCCACAAATTAGTAGACACGACATTGATGCTATTAACCTTCCTTTTACACAAGAAGAATTAGCACTTGCACTATCCTCTTGTACGAACTCCGCCGCTGGACTAGACAATATCCTAATTATATTCATCAAAAATTTATCTCATTCCAGCCTCGTAACACTGCTGAATCTTTATAACAAGATATGGCATACTCAGCAATTACCAAAACTGTGGCGCGAATAAATTatcataccaataaaaaaaatctgaTCTACCCTCAAACCTAACAAAATCATACAGACCTATTTCTCTAACCTGCTCATTATGTAAACTGTTTGAGAAAATGATTAATTCAAGATTAACATGGCTTCTCGAAAAATATGCAATAATTGACTCAGCGCAATCCGGTTTCAGACGTCACCGTTCAACCCTTAACAATTTAGTGCTATTACAAACACAAATAGCTTCCGCTATTTCAAACAAACAGGATCTGATCGCTACTGTCTTTGATATAGAAGGAGCTTTCGATACTATCTCGCGCCAAGCCATTCTTGAAAAGCTTCGTCAATACAAGATAACAGGAAATATTTACTCCTtcacaaaaaaactttttacaacaaaGAACGTTCAAAGTGAAAACAAATGGGGAAATTTCGGCGACATTCGGGCAAAATAATGAAgttccacaaggttcagtactcaGTACAACACTGTTCATTcttgcaataaatgatatttgttCCAGTATTTGTCCACCAGTCAAGCACTTAATATACGCAGATGACTTTATTTTATAATGTCACGGAAAAAGTACAATCGCCACATGCAACGTACTCCAAACCGCTGTAAATCAACTTAGCGAATGGTCCAAAAAAACCGGATTAGCTCTTTCAACGACTAAATCCAAATTAATACGGTTTAACAGAAGACCCTGCAGCCAAAGTCCAATTATCACCCTTAATGGAACTCCATTGCAACTAGTTACTCATCACAAAATACTtggtttaacctttgacagtagGCTAACTTGGAAACATCATATTAGTGTATTAAAGGGCAATGCAATGAAGAGACTCAATATTATCAAGGCACTATCAAAGTACACA from Diabrotica undecimpunctata isolate CICGRU chromosome 4, icDiaUnde3, whole genome shotgun sequence encodes:
- the LOC140438980 gene encoding uncharacterized protein; this translates as MVTRTKNVTFTAITNTRAYQEEIDKNLQNDVQYKTDIKQLNERLVNVLRKAQKNCQVKQTRKNEKHTESTRNLMQKRREIKDKHTVNIAEMRNLNKTISKAVRKDIRDFTTKETTNTIEQNKSLKVLKRKLRTETSNIYKLKNRQGHAVYEQQEIMKIIEEYYKTLYCRDAHIPEVKIPAIQNQGSEELPDITEEEIELALKGMKNSKSPGEDAIEKDLQEYWANFTGLSSEDEKDFFDTNSIADPEFEPNYGDESDK